Below is a window of Camelina sativa cultivar DH55 chromosome 11, Cs, whole genome shotgun sequence DNA.
gtgagagagagagagagagagatggacaaatttttcttccatttttgttttaaatataaatctGGATATTTTTCTACTGGTTtctagattttgaccaaatcaaataataaaatatgtcaTCCAAATCAGTTCACTCAATGATTCGTATGCTGTTGTTGTTTAACTTGTTACAGCCAGgaattccaaaaagaaaaaaaatgaactattATATGAGTATATGTAATCCAAAAACAATCAATGGGAAGTTGTGAGGTTTGGGTTTCTTGGTATAGATTGTGACAAATACCAATGTATTTAAGGAAATAAGAATATAGTATCATTGTATTATTATATGTTCATAATACCGTTGATccaattataattttgtttcagaAAAGTGAAGTTTTTGTTCTGTTAACAatgtttcaagtttcaagtttcaactgaTAAATTTAAAAGGTGTCTTGAGAAAAAGATGTTTCGACTTCATATCTTCATTTCCCTTCGGCTGGTGGTTTTAGTGCCGGCTCTGGATAAAAATTGATAAAGCATgttcttttcagttttcataTCTCTATTAATTTAATCGGCCGATTTTTGTGTTAGAGTTAGAGGTTCATTGATCATGGTGTTAAAAGcgacaaaaatacaaattctaaaaagaaagaaatgtgaGTTTGCATAGcatatcatcattttttttttcttttgttagagatggacaaaaaaaattcagtttgttTATAAGCTTTTGTTAACTCCTttgaacaaatttaaaaatatgtaatggTTCAGAGCTAAACAGTTGTGGATGTCATTTCTTACAAGACCATTTATCGGCTCTGTCGGCTTTTTCTGAATAACAGCCGCTCTACAGAAATAGTAGAACAGAGGAATCCTAGAACAATTCCAACGACAAATGCTGCCACGGTAAATCCACCTAGTGCCGCTAAAATAACAACTTTACCCCGAGAGTTGGTAGAAGTCGTCTTACAATCATCCAGAGGCTTACCGCACAGATTCAAGTTATTAGCAAAACTCTCAGAGTTAATGCTGGTGCTGTTGAACTTTGGGATAGGACCTTCAAGACGATTGTCAGCCACAAAGAACGTTTTGAGCCGTCCGAGTAGCACTAACTGAGGAGGAAGCCGACCAGTGAACTGGTTATGCTGAAGCATAAGAAAGTTCAAAAAGGAAATGTTTGAGATACTAACAGGGATTTCACCAGAGAAACCATTGTAAGAGAGGTCCAAAGTAGTAACATGGTGAGTCACATCTGTAAGGTTTGATGGCAAAGGTCCAGAAAAGTTGTTTCTAGAAAGATCTAAACCTACCAAATCAGCACATAGATTAATCCCCTGAGGAAACACTCCTCTGAGACCATAACCATAGAGCTTAATACTCAAAACCCTATTCTCATCATCGTGCCAACAAGTCACACCACTGAACTTGCAGATGAAACCTTGTGCAGTCTGGTTCCCAAAATCCCAACTTGACAAATACCCATTTGGATCCTCAACTTGAGATTTAAAGGTCTTCAAGCAATCAATGTTGGCCTGATTTGCATCGGCCAAGCTAGACAGTAGAAGCAGCAAACAGAGACTATTCCCAAAGAAAATTGCAAAAACTATACACACCATCATATATCCTGGAACCAAACAATCACAAATTCAGAAATTGTAAATAGCAACAATGCAACTGGAGATTcttcaaattaacaaaaaaaaaaaaaaaaaaaaaaaaNAAAAAAAAATGAGTTGACTTA
It encodes the following:
- the LOC104725321 gene encoding probably inactive leucine-rich repeat receptor-like protein kinase At5g48380; the encoded protein is MVCIVFAIFFGNSLCLLLLLSSLADANQANIDCLKTFKSQVEDPNGYLSSWDFGNQTAQGFICKFSGVTCWHDDENRVLSIKLYGYGLRGVFPQGINLCADLVGLDLSRNNFSGPLPSNLTDVTHHVTTLDLSYNGFSGEIPVSISNISFLNFLMLQHNQFTGRLPPQLVLLGRLKTFFVADNRLEGPIPKFNSTSINSESFANNLNLCGKPLDDCKTTSTNSRGKVVILAALGGFTVAAFVVGIVLGFLCSTISVERLLFRKSRQSR